From Candidatus Zixiibacteriota bacterium, one genomic window encodes:
- a CDS encoding protein arginine kinase, producing the protein MGTMFEEMATSPAVWLSGQGEDALVVLSTRVRLARNVAGCKFPPSADAETRKRIVGYVDSTVERSSLLQEGQYLKASDISELDRNFLVERHLISPAFLNGELSKALYVGPQQRVSIMVNEEDHLRVQALSSGLDPNGSYELVTKYDAEMGRYLEYDYDPDFGYLTACPTNAGTGMRASVLIHLPGLVLTKDIDLVISHITRSGLIVRGFYGEGSDVLGNLFQVSNQNTLGISEEEVLNHITRITREIIDKEAEARQRLIDEAGDMIEDKIWRAYGILKTARVLTSEEVMNLLSAVRLGHAMKIIDSLDVALINDILLLSQPAHLQKFYGSEMDPNRRDFVRAQMVREKLRNN; encoded by the coding sequence TTGGGAACGATGTTCGAAGAAATGGCCACATCACCGGCCGTTTGGCTTTCCGGTCAGGGCGAAGATGCACTTGTAGTACTCTCTACCCGGGTGCGCCTGGCCCGCAATGTCGCCGGCTGTAAGTTTCCCCCATCGGCTGATGCCGAGACAAGGAAACGGATTGTTGGATACGTCGATTCGACGGTGGAACGATCAAGTCTTCTCCAGGAAGGCCAGTATCTCAAAGCGTCCGATATTTCTGAGCTGGACCGCAACTTCCTGGTCGAACGGCATCTTATCTCGCCTGCCTTTCTCAACGGCGAGTTGTCCAAAGCTCTGTATGTCGGCCCTCAGCAACGAGTCTCAATCATGGTCAACGAAGAGGACCACCTGCGCGTTCAGGCGCTCTCATCCGGCCTTGACCCCAACGGGTCATATGAGTTGGTAACAAAGTATGATGCTGAAATGGGTCGCTATCTTGAGTATGATTACGATCCGGATTTCGGCTATCTGACCGCCTGTCCCACCAACGCCGGTACCGGTATGAGAGCCTCGGTTCTGATCCATTTGCCAGGGCTGGTTCTGACCAAAGATATTGACCTCGTCATTTCGCACATCACTCGCAGCGGTTTGATCGTCCGAGGTTTTTACGGAGAAGGTTCGGATGTGCTGGGAAACCTGTTCCAGGTTTCCAATCAGAATACGCTGGGTATTAGCGAAGAAGAGGTGCTGAACCACATCACCAGAATCACCCGCGAGATTATCGACAAGGAAGCCGAAGCGCGGCAACGTTTGATTGACGAAGCCGGGGATATGATCGAAGATAAGATCTGGCGCGCCTATGGTATTCTCAAGACTGCCAGGGTACTCACCTCTGAGGAGGTGATGAACCTGCTGTCGGCGGTACGACTCGGTCACGCCATGAAGATTATCGATTCTCTGGATGTAGCCCTAATTAATGATATTCTGCTGCTATCGCAGCCAGCCCATTTGCAGAAATTCTATGGTTCGGAAATGGATCCCAATCGACGGGATTTTGTGCGTGCCCAGATGGTGCGTGAGAAACTGAGAAACAACTGA
- a CDS encoding UvrB/UvrC motif-containing protein has translation MLCQDCNNREAQVHLTQIINNEKTTLNLCKECAASRGFHSPLDNVPFPLAELLSGLGSAMPSAEKQQVEQIACPNCELTFQEFTGQGRFGCGECYKAFRTQLEPIMRKIHGASLHRGRSPVILDTSTPETPQVLPVREEERLEEELIKAIEGEDFERAAEIRDKLKAMRESLALDQ, from the coding sequence ATGTTATGTCAGGATTGCAATAATCGGGAAGCTCAGGTTCATCTGACGCAGATCATTAACAACGAGAAAACGACGCTCAACCTATGCAAAGAGTGTGCTGCCTCGCGGGGATTTCATTCGCCATTGGACAATGTACCCTTTCCATTGGCTGAGCTTCTATCCGGATTGGGATCGGCTATGCCCAGCGCCGAAAAGCAACAGGTTGAGCAGATCGCTTGTCCCAACTGCGAATTGACCTTTCAGGAATTCACCGGACAGGGTCGTTTCGGCTGTGGTGAATGCTACAAAGCCTTCCGCACACAGTTGGAACCAATCATGCGTAAAATCCACGGTGCCTCGCTGCATCGCGGTCGTAGTCCGGTAATCCTCGACACATCTACTCCGGAAACTCCGCAGGTACTGCCGGTTCGGGAAGAAGAACGCCTTGAAGAGGAGTTGATCAAAGCAATTGAAGGCGAAGATTTTGAGCGCGCGGCCGAGATTCGCGACAAACTGAAAGCAATGAGAGAGAGCTTGGCTCTCGATCAATAG
- a CDS encoding ABC transporter ATP-binding protein encodes MNDNNWILEADNIYREFCTQEATVRVLQGITLNLHKGEMVAVTGASGVGKSTLLHLLGGLDRPSSGEVRIGGTSLGPQSEEELASFRNQQIGFVFQMHHLMEDFSALENVMIPLLIAGRKRREALDRGELLMEFVGLSDRKNHRPNQLSGGEQQRVAVARALANEPRIVLADEPSGNLDTSTGRRLHDLLLRLNRDRATTFLIATHNQELAQMCNRQLEIIDGCICEHQSS; translated from the coding sequence ATGAACGACAACAATTGGATTCTTGAGGCCGACAACATCTACCGAGAATTTTGTACACAAGAGGCAACCGTTCGGGTGTTACAGGGAATAACCTTGAATCTGCACAAAGGGGAGATGGTGGCGGTTACCGGAGCATCGGGAGTGGGCAAATCCACTCTGCTACACTTGTTGGGCGGCCTGGACAGACCTTCCAGCGGCGAAGTGCGAATCGGCGGAACCAGCCTTGGCCCACAATCGGAGGAAGAGTTGGCAAGCTTCCGAAACCAACAGATTGGTTTCGTGTTCCAAATGCACCACCTTATGGAAGACTTCAGCGCTTTGGAAAATGTTATGATTCCCTTGTTGATAGCCGGTCGCAAGCGACGTGAAGCTCTGGACAGGGGGGAACTCCTAATGGAGTTCGTGGGTTTAAGTGATAGAAAGAATCACCGCCCGAATCAGTTGTCGGGTGGTGAACAACAGCGCGTTGCAGTAGCCCGTGCTTTGGCCAATGAGCCCCGGATTGTCCTGGCTGATGAGCCATCGGGCAATCTGGATACCTCAACCGGACGCCGACTTCACGATCTTCTCCTCAGGCTGAACAGGGACCGAGCCACGACTTTTCTGATCGCGACTCACAATCAGGAACTGGCTCAAATGTGCAATCGTCAACTTGAGATTATCGATGGCTGTATTTGTGAACACCAATCGAGTTAG
- a CDS encoding ATP-dependent Clp protease ATP-binding subunit, whose translation MNEMFTERARKAIEFARDEASRLRHDYIGTEHLLLGLIRLGEGRGLEIITNLGLESDDLRQSIEEVVQPSGGTMTMGQLPLTARAKKTLEVSGQEARALKSKDIDTEHIILALLKDEEGVAAQVLSTYDIDYKEAYEELKNIQNGQPSSFKQKRKKSKTPALDHFGRDLTELARRGKLDPIIGRTDEIERVSQVLSRRKKNNPVLIGEPGVGKTAIAEGLAQRIVENRVPQTLENKRLVTLDMASLVAGTKYRGQFEERLKAVLNEIINATDVVIFIDEIHTIVGAGGAEGSLDASNIFKPSLARGELRCIGATTMNEYRKFIEKDGALERRFQTVMVDPPSEEDTIAILKGLRPKYEEHHQLIISDGAIEAAVKLSNRYVSGRFQPDKAFDLIDEAGSRAHLSTFTRPPKFSEIETDLADLVKTKEDAVKSQAFETAAQLRDEIKVKKDELAKLQKEWEEARENNKITLSTDDVATVLAKMTGIPLFRLEENESKRLLRMEEEIQKTIIGQNEAIVSIAKAIRRARAGLGDRRRPIGTFIFLGPTGVGKTELARQLAAFLFEDTDSLIRIDMSEYMEKFAVSRLIGAPPGYVGYEEGGQLTEKVRRKPYSVVLLDEIEKAHPDVFNILLQLFDDGQLTDSFGRKIDFKNTVVIMTSNLGTRQLRDDKTVGFAASATDLSFNGMSSKIKEELRKTFSPELLNRLDETIIFHSLEREHIAQIIDIMIADTAEELAERGISFNLTEQARGFLTEKGYEPEFGARPLARALRRYLDDPLAEEILRGQFAGDCELTIGANDTELTFTFNAKDEDSEESKEEPSEEEVNS comes from the coding sequence ATGAACGAAATGTTTACCGAGCGAGCGCGTAAGGCCATTGAATTCGCCCGAGACGAAGCCTCGCGTCTGCGCCATGACTATATTGGTACCGAACATCTGCTGCTGGGTCTTATCCGTCTTGGCGAAGGACGGGGTCTGGAAATCATTACCAACCTTGGTCTCGAATCGGATGACCTCAGGCAGTCGATCGAAGAAGTTGTGCAGCCTTCTGGTGGAACCATGACTATGGGCCAGTTACCCCTGACCGCTCGTGCCAAAAAGACTCTTGAGGTCTCCGGGCAGGAAGCTCGGGCTTTGAAGTCAAAGGATATCGACACCGAGCATATTATTCTGGCCCTGCTCAAGGATGAAGAAGGTGTGGCCGCTCAAGTGCTGTCTACTTATGATATTGACTACAAAGAAGCCTACGAAGAACTGAAGAACATCCAGAACGGGCAGCCTTCATCGTTCAAGCAGAAGCGCAAGAAATCAAAAACCCCCGCCCTCGATCATTTCGGACGCGACCTGACCGAACTGGCACGGCGCGGTAAGCTCGATCCGATCATAGGACGCACCGACGAAATCGAGCGTGTATCCCAGGTTCTGTCACGTCGCAAAAAGAACAACCCGGTCCTCATCGGAGAACCAGGCGTGGGCAAGACAGCTATCGCCGAGGGACTCGCCCAGCGTATCGTCGAGAACCGTGTACCGCAGACACTTGAGAATAAACGTCTGGTCACGCTCGACATGGCTTCACTGGTGGCTGGTACAAAGTATCGCGGTCAGTTTGAAGAGCGACTTAAAGCAGTTTTGAACGAAATCATCAATGCTACCGATGTGGTCATCTTCATTGATGAGATCCATACGATCGTCGGAGCGGGTGGAGCGGAAGGATCGCTCGACGCTTCGAATATCTTCAAGCCTTCTCTGGCACGTGGCGAACTACGTTGTATCGGCGCCACCACTATGAATGAATACCGCAAATTTATCGAGAAGGATGGAGCGCTGGAACGTCGTTTTCAGACCGTGATGGTTGATCCGCCATCGGAAGAAGACACCATTGCTATTCTCAAAGGTCTGCGGCCCAAGTACGAAGAACATCACCAACTGATTATTTCCGACGGGGCCATTGAGGCGGCCGTCAAACTCTCCAATCGTTATGTCTCCGGCCGGTTCCAGCCCGACAAAGCTTTTGATCTGATCGATGAAGCTGGTTCGCGCGCTCACCTTTCAACCTTCACCCGGCCACCAAAGTTCTCAGAGATTGAGACCGATCTGGCCGACTTGGTGAAGACTAAAGAGGATGCCGTCAAAAGCCAGGCTTTTGAAACAGCGGCGCAACTCCGTGACGAAATCAAAGTAAAAAAGGACGAACTGGCCAAGCTACAGAAAGAGTGGGAGGAAGCCCGCGAGAACAACAAGATCACGTTGTCGACTGATGACGTCGCTACTGTGCTGGCCAAAATGACCGGTATTCCCTTGTTCCGTCTGGAAGAAAATGAGTCCAAACGCTTGTTGCGGATGGAAGAAGAAATCCAGAAGACAATCATCGGCCAGAATGAGGCAATCGTTTCCATTGCCAAAGCCATCAGACGGGCAAGAGCTGGCCTAGGTGATCGTCGACGTCCAATCGGCACTTTCATATTTCTCGGTCCTACCGGCGTTGGGAAAACCGAACTGGCGCGCCAGTTGGCGGCCTTCCTGTTCGAAGATACTGACTCCCTGATTCGCATTGACATGTCGGAGTACATGGAAAAGTTCGCTGTCTCTCGCCTGATCGGCGCACCTCCGGGGTATGTCGGCTACGAAGAAGGCGGGCAGCTTACCGAGAAAGTCCGGCGCAAACCATATTCGGTAGTTCTGTTGGATGAAATCGAGAAAGCTCATCCAGATGTCTTCAATATCTTACTCCAGTTGTTCGACGATGGTCAACTGACCGACTCGTTCGGGCGGAAGATAGACTTTAAAAATACTGTTGTCATTATGACTTCGAATCTAGGAACCCGACAACTACGTGATGACAAAACGGTCGGCTTTGCTGCTTCGGCAACTGATCTCTCGTTTAACGGCATGTCGTCGAAGATCAAAGAAGAACTGCGCAAGACCTTCAGTCCCGAACTTCTCAACCGTCTTGATGAGACCATCATCTTCCATTCTCTCGAACGCGAACATATCGCTCAGATCATAGATATTATGATAGCCGATACCGCCGAAGAACTGGCGGAGCGCGGTATCAGCTTCAATCTTACTGAGCAGGCCAGGGGCTTCCTGACCGAAAAGGGTTATGAGCCTGAGTTTGGTGCTCGTCCGCTGGCCCGTGCTCTGCGTCGGTATCTCGATGATCCATTGGCCGAGGAGATTCTCCGGGGTCAATTTGCCGGTGACTGTGAGCTGACCATCGGTGCAAACGACACCGAATTGACGTTCACCTTCAACGCCAAGGATGAGGACTCCGAGGAATCGAAGGAAGAACCATCGGAGGAAGAAGTGAATAGCTGA